The window TGAACCCGAGGGGGTGTCTGACTATAATGGCGCGCTTCCATTTTCCCGCTCGGGAGCCCCCGCGATGCTGCGTATCAGCCAAGAAGCTCTGACATTCGACGACATTCTCCTAGTGCCCGGTTATTCCGAGGTGCTTCCTAACGAAGTCAGTCTCAAGACCCGCCTTACCCGTGGCATCGAACTGAATATTCCATTGGTTTCCGCCGCCATGGACACCGTCACTGAAGCCCGTCTGGCAATCGCCATGGCTCAGGAAGGTGGTATCGGCATTATCCACAAGAACATGACCATCGAGCAGCAAGCTGCCGAAGTGCGCAAGGTCAAGCGTTACGAAGCCGGTGTGGTCAAGGATCCGATCACCATCGACGCCGACGCTACCGTGCGCGAACTGTTCGAACTCACCCGCATGCACAACATCTCCGGCGTTCCGGTGCTGCACAATGGCGACCTGGTCGGCATTGTCACCTCCCGTGACGTGCGTTTCGAGAACCGTCTGGAAGCCACTGTCCGTGAAGTGATGACGCCTAAAGAGCGTCTGGTCACGGTCAAGGAAGGCGCCGACAAGAACGATGTGCGTGAACTGCTGCACAAGCACCGCATCGAGCGCGTGCTGATCGTCGACGACAAATTCACCCTCAAGGGCATGATGACCGTCAACGACATCGAAAAAGCCAAGGCTTACCCGCTGGCCAGCAAGGACGATCAAGGTCGTCTGCGCGTGGGCGCTGCCGTCGGCACCGGTAAAGACACCGGCGACCGCGTTGCTGCCCTGGTCAACGCCGGCGTTGACGTGGTGGTGGTCGACACCGCTCACGGTCACTCCAAAGGCGTGATCGACCGCGTGCGCTGGGTCAAACAGAATTTCCCTGAAGTGCAGGTGATCGGCGGCAACATCGCCACCGGCGCAGCTGCCAAGGCCCTGGCCGAAGCGGGCGCTGACGCCGTCAAGGTCGGTATCGGCCCTGGCTCGATCTGCACCACCCGTATCGTCGCCGGTGTCGGCGTCCCGCAAATCAGTGCCATCGCCAACGTTGCCGCTGCCCTTGAAGGCACTGGCGTACCGTTGATCGCCGACGGCGGCATCCGTTTCTCCGGTGACCTGTCCAAGGCCATCGTGGCCGGTGCTTCCTGCGTAATGATGGGCTCGATGTTCGCCGGTACTGAAGAAGCGCCGGGCGAGATCGAACTGTTCCAGGGTCGTTCGTACAAGGCTTACCGCGGCATGGGTTCGCTGGGCGCCATGTCCCAGGCTCAAGGTTCCTCCGACCGTTACTTCCAGGATTCCTCGGCAGGCGCCGAGAAGCTGGTTCCGGAAGGCATCGAAGGGCGTGTTCCGTACAAGGGCACCCTGAGCGCGATCATCCACCAACTGATGGGCGGCCTGCGTTCCTCGATGGGCTACACCGGCAGCGCCGACATCGAAGAAATGCGCACCAAGCCTGAGTTCGTGCGGATCACCGGCGCTGGCATGGCCGAGTCCCACGTTCACGACGTGCAGATCACCAAAGAAGCGCCAAACTACCGCGTAGGTTGAGCCTTCAAGCAACAAGCTAAGCAACCGGGGCTGTTTTATTCAGCCCCGAGTTGTTTCTGAATCACGACTGTTTCCGAATTTTTTAGACGAGACTGAATCATGGCCCTCGACATTCACGCCCACCGCATCCTGATCCTCGACTTCGGTTCCCAGTACACCCAGCTGATCGCCCGCCGCGTGCGTGAAATCGGCGTGTATTGCGAACTGCATCCGTTCGACATGGACGAAGATGCGATCCGCGAATTCGCTCCTAAAGGCGTCATCCTCGCCGGCGGCCCCGAGTCGGTTCACGAAGCCGACAGCCCTCGCTGCCCGCAAGCAGTCTTTGACCTGGGCGTACCGGTCTTCGGTATCTGCTACGGCATGCAGACCATGGCCGAACAACTGGGTGGCAAGGTTGAAGGTTCTGAGCTGCGTGAGTTCGGTTATGCCCGCGTAGACGTGGTCGGCAAGAGCCGCCTGCTCGACGGCATCGAAGACCACATCGACGCCGATGGCCTGTTCGGCCTCGACGTGTGGATGAGCCACGGTGACAAAGTCACCAAGATGCCGGAAGACTTCCACATCCTGGCCAGCACCCCGAGCTGCCCGATCGCCGGCATGTTCAGCGATGAGCGTCGCTACTACGGCGTGCAGTTCCACCCGGAAGTGACCCACACCAAGCAGGGCGGTCGCATCCTGTCGCGCTTCATCCTCGACATCTGCGAGTGTGAAGCCCTGTGGACCCCGTCGAAAATCGCTGAAGACGCCATCGCCCAGGTTCGCGCCCAAGTCGGTACCGACAACGTCCTGCTCGGCCTGTCCGGCGGTGTTGACTCGTCCGTGGTTGCTGCGCTGCTGCACAAAGCCATCGGCGACCAGCTGACTTGCGTGTTCGTCGACAACGGCCTGCTGCGTCTGCACGAAGGCGAGCAAGTGATGGCCATGTTCGCCGAGAACATGGGCGTCAAGGTAATCCGCGCCAACGCCGAAGAGCAGTTCCTCAACAACCTGGCCGGCGAAGCCGACCCGGAGAAGAAGCGCAAGATCATCGGCCGCACCTTCATCGACGTGTTCGATGCCCAGTCCAACAAACTGGACAACATCAAGTACCTCGCCCAAGGCACCATCTACCCGGACGTGATCGAGTCGGCTGGCGCGAAAAGCGGCAAGGCCCACGTGATCAAGTCGCACCACAACGTGGGCGGCCTGCCGGAAGAGATGAACCTGAAACTGGTCGAGCCACTGCGCGAACTGTTCAAGGACGAAGTCCGTCGTCTGGGCCTGGAACTGGGCCTGCCGTACGACATGGTCTACCGCCACCCGTTCCCGGGCCCGGGCCTGGGCGTGCGGATCCTCGGTGAAGTGAAGAAGGAATACGCCGACCTGCTGCGTCGCGCCGACCACATCTTCATCGAAGAACTGCGCAAAGCCGACTGGTACCACAAAGTCAGCCAGGCATTCGTGGTGTTCCAGCCAGTGAAATCGGTTGGCGTTGTTGGCGATGGCCGTCGTTACGCCTGGGTCGTGGCCCTGCGTGCCGTAGAAACCATCGACTTCATGACCGCGCGTTGGGCACACCTGCCTTACGAACTGCTGGAAACCGTTTCCGGCCGCATCATCAATGAAATCGAAGGCATCTCCCGCGTCACCTACGACGTGTCGAGCAAGCCGCCAGCGACCATTGAGTGGGAATGATCCCGCGCCAGTCTTGAGCGTTTGAAGGCTGGAACGACAAAAGCCGTGTGAAATCCGATTTCACACGGCTTTTTTGTGCGCGGGTTACAGCGGTTTCGACCAGCCGGCCAGCGTCAGGCCCATGTCGTCCAGCGCCTGTAGCAGCGCTTTCATGCTGCCATAGCGTTTTCCGCTTACCGAAGGCCAGCTCGGGCGTTCGATGTAGTAGCGGCCGTTCGCGCTTTCGATGATCGTGCGCACGAGCGCATTGCTGCGGCTGCGATGAACCAGAAAGGTCATGTTGGGTTGCAGTTTCAAGGTGTACATCCCTTGCCGAGACAAGAGTGCTTCGATCTCCGGCATGGTCTGTGCCGTCCATGGTGTTTCGATGCGCAGGCGTAAATCACCTCTGGCCAGCGCGCTGCGGTCAAAAGCGCTGCCACCCAAGGGCAGGATTTTGCCGGGATCAGGTTCGATGCCTGGGGAAATCCCTTCGGCAACGTCTTCAACGCGAATGCCGATGGCTTCCTCCAGTTCACTGACCCCCGCCACGCCCTCGAAGGTGTTGGAGTGGGAATTGCCCATCAGTGCCACCCATTTATGCGCGCCCCGCATCGCCTGGTCGCTGCGAATGATCGAGCGGGCGAAGTAGTTCATCATTTTTTGCCGTGCTGTTTCCTCGATGGCAGGCTCCAGCGACCCGATTTGTTCCATTCCGTTGAGCCGGTAGCTGGCCATGCAATCAATCGCCTGCACGCGGATCTTGAAATTGCGGGCCTGCTTGACCAGTTGCAGAAAGGTATCGCGACCCAGCGGGTCGGTCATGTTGCCGACATCGAGTGCATCGAGATAATTCTCCAGGTCTTTATCCATCGCGCCTGTTTCGAAAAACGCGTCCAGGGCCGTCTGATGGAAGTCAGTCAGCAGATGTTCCATGTACAGCGTCTTCACGTTTCTATTGGCCAACAGCTCCATGTTTTCGATCAGCCACTGTTTGCTGCCAATGGCGTCATGGCTTTCACCGATGATCAGGCCTCGGGCATGCTCGAAAATTTTCTCGATGATCTCTTCGGCACTGGCGTCAGGATTGAAGGCCGGAATCGGCGGGCGCCCGGGTAATTGCAGTTCGGCGTAAAAGCGTAAAGCGTCGCGATACAGGCGTTTCCTGATCTTCTTGAAATCCCGGTAAGCGTCGTGCTCGTTGAGGCTGTCATAGACGTCTCGCAACGAATCGTCGTCCTGGCCGATTGCGCCTTCCTTCAACTCGGCCTTCAAGTTCTCGGGTATGTCGTACTCCGAGGCGG of the Pseudomonas sp. MAG733B genome contains:
- the guaB gene encoding IMP dehydrogenase; this encodes MLRISQEALTFDDILLVPGYSEVLPNEVSLKTRLTRGIELNIPLVSAAMDTVTEARLAIAMAQEGGIGIIHKNMTIEQQAAEVRKVKRYEAGVVKDPITIDADATVRELFELTRMHNISGVPVLHNGDLVGIVTSRDVRFENRLEATVREVMTPKERLVTVKEGADKNDVRELLHKHRIERVLIVDDKFTLKGMMTVNDIEKAKAYPLASKDDQGRLRVGAAVGTGKDTGDRVAALVNAGVDVVVVDTAHGHSKGVIDRVRWVKQNFPEVQVIGGNIATGAAAKALAEAGADAVKVGIGPGSICTTRIVAGVGVPQISAIANVAAALEGTGVPLIADGGIRFSGDLSKAIVAGASCVMMGSMFAGTEEAPGEIELFQGRSYKAYRGMGSLGAMSQAQGSSDRYFQDSSAGAEKLVPEGIEGRVPYKGTLSAIIHQLMGGLRSSMGYTGSADIEEMRTKPEFVRITGAGMAESHVHDVQITKEAPNYRVG
- the guaA gene encoding glutamine-hydrolyzing GMP synthase: MALDIHAHRILILDFGSQYTQLIARRVREIGVYCELHPFDMDEDAIREFAPKGVILAGGPESVHEADSPRCPQAVFDLGVPVFGICYGMQTMAEQLGGKVEGSELREFGYARVDVVGKSRLLDGIEDHIDADGLFGLDVWMSHGDKVTKMPEDFHILASTPSCPIAGMFSDERRYYGVQFHPEVTHTKQGGRILSRFILDICECEALWTPSKIAEDAIAQVRAQVGTDNVLLGLSGGVDSSVVAALLHKAIGDQLTCVFVDNGLLRLHEGEQVMAMFAENMGVKVIRANAEEQFLNNLAGEADPEKKRKIIGRTFIDVFDAQSNKLDNIKYLAQGTIYPDVIESAGAKSGKAHVIKSHHNVGGLPEEMNLKLVEPLRELFKDEVRRLGLELGLPYDMVYRHPFPGPGLGVRILGEVKKEYADLLRRADHIFIEELRKADWYHKVSQAFVVFQPVKSVGVVGDGRRYAWVVALRAVETIDFMTARWAHLPYELLETVSGRIINEIEGISRVTYDVSSKPPATIEWE